The Streptomyces sp. NBC_01353 genome contains a region encoding:
- a CDS encoding DUF6777 domain-containing protein: protein MAAIALVVVLTRPDGNGGDSGAGGGEVFLQNASATGPDPFTKSTARTPTASPTAAPLPSPTRTADANATRSVNGSAAGLYGGTRNVASCDVEQQVRYLADEPAKNAAFASVQKISANEVPRYLRSLTPLQLRVDTRVTNHGYRGGAASPYQAVLQAGTAVLVDDRGVPRVRCACGNPLTVPVPQKAPKTTGTAWPGYQPSQVVVVAPSVKVVNVFVVYDPEDDGWFARKPGDHKGQQDKPTTRPTAPPSPSVSESGTGSPSTSESTPETCVTPRGAETETPCPSGTAPTSAPVTEGPVTPPESEPATDGTTTDETTNGTTDDTTGSASAENPETSVSSPIAPGSGTGSSPGPVPQPGPEAQPSV from the coding sequence GTGGCCGCCATCGCCCTGGTGGTCGTCCTCACCCGCCCCGACGGCAACGGTGGCGACAGCGGTGCGGGCGGCGGCGAGGTGTTCCTGCAGAACGCCTCCGCCACGGGCCCCGACCCGTTCACCAAGTCCACGGCCCGCACCCCCACCGCCTCGCCGACGGCCGCGCCGCTGCCCAGTCCGACGCGGACGGCGGACGCCAACGCCACGCGCAGCGTCAACGGTTCCGCGGCGGGCCTGTACGGCGGCACGCGCAACGTGGCGAGCTGCGACGTCGAGCAGCAGGTCCGCTATCTGGCCGACGAGCCGGCCAAGAACGCGGCTTTCGCCTCGGTCCAGAAGATCTCCGCCAACGAAGTCCCCCGCTACCTCCGCTCCCTGACCCCGCTTCAGCTACGGGTCGACACCCGCGTGACCAACCACGGCTACCGGGGCGGCGCCGCCAGCCCGTACCAGGCGGTGCTCCAGGCCGGCACGGCAGTGCTGGTCGACGACCGAGGGGTGCCCCGGGTGCGCTGCGCCTGCGGCAATCCGCTGACGGTTCCGGTCCCCCAGAAGGCACCGAAGACGACCGGTACCGCCTGGCCGGGTTACCAGCCGTCCCAGGTGGTCGTCGTGGCGCCCTCGGTGAAGGTGGTGAACGTCTTCGTCGTCTACGACCCCGAGGACGACGGCTGGTTCGCCCGCAAGCCCGGCGACCACAAGGGGCAGCAGGACAAGCCGACCACCCGGCCGACGGCTCCCCCGTCGCCGTCCGTCTCCGAGTCGGGGACCGGCTCCCCTTCGACGTCCGAATCCACGCCGGAGACCTGTGTGACGCCGAGGGGCGCCGAGACCGAGACGCCGTGCCCCTCGGGCACCGCCCCCACGTCCGCACCGGTCACTGAAGGGCCCGTCACGCCGCCGGAGTCGGAGCCGGCGACGGACGGGACGACCACGGACGAGACCACGAACGGCACGACCGACGACACGACCGGGTCGGCCTCGGCGGAAAACCCCGAGACCTCCGTCAGCAGCCCGATCGCCCCCGGTTCGGGGACCGGCTCGTCCCCCGGACCGGTCCCGCAGCCCGGGCCGGAGGCTCAGCCGAGCGTGTGA
- a CDS encoding streptophobe family protein translates to MDSVSRQQPTSSRPAPGARQLARHWGEALAAVLAGLLAMAVVAALGLWAAGAADLPGGFVNIVAAVVVMAAGGQIDLSGDAGALAGTNAELTAMPLTVTLVGALVTGICFLLPLRHHAVARTRDLLARAARTVVLWLVALACLSALAQHDFPVSIGGGETEDTVSDLFGELLDAADPTVGFRTDLGATLGFGLLWILGVLLMALLVSRSTPLPPRLVRHQEAVRPAAHAMLLLVLAYVVVGLVIGIVVATTRGHAAETWAVILLGLPNVTWLALGVGIGGSWEGTVEGPFGLPMPPILDAVLRTDTAGLSTVDLSSLTSYDSRAWWLLAVAAVLVLAVAFLAAVHSPARTRLWQHALRMGIAFGLTMLVITPVTLVEARFGLSILGIGELESLGGQVVLQPAVWKTAGLAVLWGLVAGFLGGLLAKPVHRRGEVDEGQKDTRTH, encoded by the coding sequence GTGGACAGCGTGAGCCGTCAGCAGCCCACCTCCTCCCGACCGGCGCCCGGCGCCCGGCAACTCGCCCGCCACTGGGGCGAAGCCCTGGCCGCCGTCCTCGCCGGTCTCCTCGCGATGGCCGTCGTCGCCGCGCTCGGCCTCTGGGCAGCAGGCGCCGCCGACCTGCCAGGAGGCTTCGTCAACATCGTCGCCGCGGTCGTCGTCATGGCCGCGGGCGGACAGATCGACCTCTCCGGCGACGCCGGCGCGCTCGCCGGTACGAACGCCGAACTCACCGCCATGCCGCTCACCGTCACCCTCGTGGGCGCATTGGTCACCGGCATCTGCTTCCTGCTCCCGCTCCGCCACCACGCCGTCGCCAGGACCCGTGACCTCCTCGCGCGGGCCGCCCGCACCGTCGTGCTGTGGCTGGTCGCCCTGGCCTGCCTCTCCGCCCTCGCCCAGCACGACTTCCCCGTCTCGATCGGCGGCGGCGAGACCGAGGACACGGTGTCCGACCTCTTCGGCGAACTCCTCGACGCGGCCGATCCCACCGTCGGCTTCCGCACCGACCTCGGTGCCACCCTCGGCTTCGGTCTCCTGTGGATCCTCGGCGTCCTTCTGATGGCGCTGCTGGTCTCCCGCAGCACCCCGCTGCCACCCCGGCTCGTCCGCCATCAGGAGGCCGTACGCCCGGCCGCGCACGCCATGTTGCTCCTGGTGCTCGCGTACGTCGTCGTCGGTCTGGTCATCGGCATCGTCGTGGCGACCACCAGGGGCCACGCCGCCGAGACCTGGGCCGTGATCCTGCTCGGCCTGCCCAACGTCACCTGGCTCGCGCTCGGCGTCGGCATCGGAGGCTCCTGGGAGGGCACGGTCGAGGGGCCGTTCGGGTTGCCCATGCCCCCGATCCTCGACGCCGTGCTGCGCACCGACACCGCCGGCCTCTCCACCGTGGACCTGTCCTCGCTCACCTCGTACGACTCCCGGGCCTGGTGGCTGCTCGCCGTGGCCGCCGTCCTGGTGCTGGCCGTTGCCTTCCTCGCGGCCGTCCACTCGCCCGCCCGCACACGTCTCTGGCAGCACGCCCTCCGCATGGGGATCGCCTTCGGCCTGACCATGCTGGTCATCACCCCCGTCACGCTCGTCGAGGCGCGATTCGGACTCTCCATCCTCGGGATCGGCGAACTCGAATCACTGGGCGGCCAAGTGGTGCTGCAGCCCGCCGTCTGGAAGACGGCCGGCCTCGCCGTCCTCTGGGGGCTCGTCGCGGGCTTCCTCGGCGGACTGCTCGCCAAACCGGTCCACCGCCGCGGCGAAGTGGACGAGGGCCAGAAGGACACGCGTACCCACTGA
- a CDS encoding serine/threonine-protein kinase — translation MTDASRGTDLPVGRDSGLVGKQIASYVVEAEIGRGGMAVVYRARDLRLDRTVALKLLAPELARNDTFRKRFAHESRVAAAIDHPHIVPVFEAGETEGVLYIAMRYVAGQDLRALLDREGALPPVKAGRIAVQVASALDAAHAHDLVHRDVKPGNILVAEGTDRDHPEHVYLTDFGLTKKSLSLTGLTTVGQFVGTLDYVAPEQISGKPVDGRCDVYSLACVVYETLTGAPPFRRDDDMALLWAHQYDPPPPLSSERPELPEAGDEVLAKALAKAPEERYGTCLEFVGALRAALERGGKGPGERGGTRRHPEPPTPPPPPPTWARPVFRDSP, via the coding sequence ATGACCGACGCGTCCCGGGGCACGGATCTCCCCGTCGGCCGGGATTCCGGGCTCGTCGGCAAGCAGATCGCGAGCTACGTGGTGGAGGCCGAGATCGGGCGCGGCGGGATGGCGGTCGTCTACCGGGCGCGCGATCTGCGCCTGGACCGGACGGTGGCCCTGAAGCTCCTCGCCCCCGAACTGGCCCGCAACGACACCTTTCGCAAGCGGTTCGCGCACGAGTCGCGGGTGGCTGCGGCGATCGACCATCCGCACATCGTGCCGGTCTTCGAGGCGGGCGAGACGGAGGGCGTGCTGTACATCGCGATGCGGTACGTCGCCGGGCAGGACCTGCGGGCGCTCCTGGACCGTGAGGGCGCGCTGCCGCCGGTGAAGGCGGGGCGGATCGCCGTCCAGGTGGCGTCCGCGCTGGACGCGGCGCACGCGCACGATCTGGTGCACAGGGATGTGAAGCCGGGCAACATCCTGGTCGCCGAAGGGACCGACCGCGACCATCCGGAGCATGTGTACCTCACGGACTTCGGGCTCACGAAGAAGTCGTTGTCGCTGACCGGTCTGACGACGGTGGGGCAGTTCGTGGGCACCCTCGACTACGTGGCGCCGGAGCAGATCTCGGGGAAGCCGGTGGACGGCCGGTGCGACGTGTACAGCCTGGCGTGTGTGGTCTACGAGACGCTCACCGGGGCGCCGCCGTTCCGCCGTGACGACGACATGGCGCTGCTCTGGGCGCATCAGTACGATCCGCCGCCACCGCTCTCCTCGGAGCGGCCGGAACTGCCGGAGGCCGGCGACGAGGTGCTCGCGAAGGCGTTGGCCAAGGCGCCGGAGGAGCGGTACGGGACGTGTCTGGAGTTCGTCGGCGCGCTGCGGGCTGCGCTGGAGCGGGGCGGCAAGGGCCCGGGCGAGCGTGGTGGCACACGCCGCCACCCGGAGCCGCCGACCCCTCCGCCCCCGCCGCCGACCTGGGCGCGGCCGGTGTTCCGGGATTCGCCCTGA
- a CDS encoding FHA domain-containing protein: protein MGERPVAPAAPELVLEMNGDATVMSPSRVYRIGRDPTSDIVLVDDRTSWHHAVLRAVAGHWTLEDEGSTNGTYADSHRVAVREVGPGTVIRFGHPGDGPRAVLSGTAPPAAHDPGTEPTAVHDPGAEPTSVHEPGTEPTALHDPGAEPAPPHDAGTEPPAAHAPVTEPAPPHEPDAAPTQLHQPVPPTPAPAPAPTPPPEPAPSTPAPTPPHEPGPSTPAPPPVPAPEPPKPAPPPVPTPEPPAPAPPRTPPRPSSVSHPAATGTFRQPTSVRPLPTRTVRIGRGPDNDLVVDDLVVSRRHAELLAQPDGTYWIHDLGSHNGTFLNGHPVDSARVTPDDIVGIGHSAFCLIGGQLVEFTDTGEVSLDVQDLAVTVDRGQKTLLDDVSFPVGQKCLLAVVGPSGAGKSTLLGALTGQRPADRGTVLYDGRDLYRDYAELRQRIGLVPQDDILHLQLTVRRALGYAAELRFPEDTAADERRARVDEVIGELGLDERAEQPIHSLSGGQRKRVSVALELLTKPSLLFLDEPTSGLDPGMDRSVMHMLRGLADDGRTVIVVTHSVLSLDVCDRLLVLAPGGRVAYFGPPDDTLEFFGFAQWPEAFEAFEKERGRDWAGQYRSSHFHRRYIADAMDRTSLPSSGAAPEIGAPPKAQSWGSQLRTLVRRYVAALAADRMFLAIMIALPFVMGAMARALSEGSFNPESTLNVLLILCVGGVLTGAANAVRELVKERTIYRRERAVGLSRSAYLMSKVVVLGLITVVQAVVLTLVALIGVPLNVPDGKGVFLPPLVELTLAVALLSFTAMMLGLFVSALVRKEEMTMPLLVLLAIVQVVFCGALLKVTGTPILEQLAWLVPSRWAFAAMGATIDIGTTAPSDKTADPLMDHTLEAWLFDMGMLVVLCLVLGFVVARLLRRQEPVIMRK, encoded by the coding sequence ATGGGAGAGCGGCCCGTCGCGCCTGCCGCACCCGAGCTCGTCCTCGAGATGAACGGGGACGCGACCGTGATGAGTCCGAGCCGGGTTTACCGCATCGGGCGCGACCCAACCAGCGACATCGTCCTCGTGGACGACCGGACGTCCTGGCACCACGCGGTCCTGAGGGCCGTCGCGGGGCACTGGACGCTCGAGGACGAGGGCAGCACGAACGGCACCTACGCGGACAGTCACCGTGTCGCGGTGCGCGAGGTCGGGCCGGGTACGGTCATACGGTTCGGACATCCCGGGGACGGCCCGCGCGCCGTACTCTCCGGCACCGCGCCGCCGGCCGCACACGACCCCGGCACCGAACCGACGGCTGTACACGACCCCGGTGCCGAACCCACGTCCGTCCATGAACCCGGCACCGAACCGACGGCCCTGCACGACCCCGGTGCCGAACCGGCACCCCCGCACGACGCCGGCACCGAACCGCCGGCCGCACACGCCCCCGTCACCGAACCGGCACCCCCTCACGAGCCCGACGCCGCGCCGACGCAGCTGCACCAACCCGTACCGCCGACCCCCGCGCCGGCCCCCGCCCCGACGCCCCCGCCGGAGCCCGCGCCTTCCACCCCCGCTCCGACGCCCCCGCACGAGCCCGGCCCCTCCACGCCGGCGCCACCGCCCGTACCGGCCCCCGAGCCGCCGAAGCCCGCGCCTCCCCCCGTACCGACCCCGGAACCGCCCGCCCCCGCGCCGCCGCGGACGCCGCCGCGGCCCTCCTCCGTGTCCCATCCGGCGGCCACCGGCACCTTCCGGCAGCCCACCTCCGTAAGGCCGCTGCCCACCCGGACCGTGCGCATCGGCCGGGGGCCGGACAACGATCTGGTCGTCGACGACCTCGTGGTCTCACGGCGCCATGCCGAACTGCTGGCCCAGCCGGACGGCACGTACTGGATCCACGACCTCGGCAGTCACAACGGCACCTTCCTCAACGGCCATCCCGTGGACAGCGCCCGTGTGACCCCGGACGACATCGTCGGCATCGGCCACTCCGCGTTCTGCCTCATCGGTGGCCAGCTCGTCGAGTTCACCGACACCGGCGAGGTCTCGCTCGACGTGCAGGATCTGGCGGTCACCGTCGACCGTGGCCAGAAGACCCTCCTCGACGACGTCTCCTTCCCCGTCGGGCAGAAGTGTCTCCTCGCCGTCGTCGGGCCGTCCGGCGCCGGTAAGTCCACCCTGCTCGGCGCGCTCACGGGTCAGCGCCCCGCCGACCGCGGCACGGTGCTGTACGACGGGCGGGACCTCTACCGGGACTACGCGGAGCTGCGCCAGCGCATCGGGCTCGTCCCGCAGGACGACATCCTGCACCTCCAGCTCACCGTGCGGCGTGCCCTCGGATACGCCGCCGAGCTGCGCTTCCCCGAGGACACCGCGGCGGACGAGCGCCGGGCCCGGGTCGACGAGGTCATCGGTGAACTCGGCCTCGACGAACGGGCGGAACAGCCCATCCACAGCCTCTCCGGCGGCCAGCGCAAGCGGGTCAGCGTGGCCCTGGAGCTGCTCACCAAGCCGTCGCTGCTCTTCCTGGACGAGCCGACCTCCGGCCTCGACCCGGGCATGGACCGCTCGGTGATGCACATGCTGCGCGGGCTCGCCGACGACGGCCGTACGGTCATCGTCGTCACCCACAGCGTGCTGAGCCTGGACGTCTGCGACCGGCTGCTCGTGCTCGCGCCCGGCGGCCGGGTCGCGTACTTCGGGCCGCCGGACGACACACTGGAGTTCTTCGGGTTCGCGCAGTGGCCGGAGGCGTTCGAGGCCTTCGAGAAGGAGCGCGGACGCGACTGGGCGGGCCAGTACCGCTCCTCCCACTTCCACCGGCGGTACATCGCCGACGCGATGGACCGGACGAGCCTGCCGAGTTCCGGTGCGGCACCGGAGATCGGAGCGCCGCCCAAGGCGCAGAGCTGGGGCTCCCAGCTCCGCACACTGGTGCGCCGCTATGTCGCCGCCCTGGCCGCCGACCGGATGTTCCTGGCCATCATGATCGCCCTGCCGTTCGTGATGGGTGCGATGGCCCGGGCCCTGTCGGAGGGCAGCTTCAACCCCGAGTCGACGCTGAACGTCCTGCTCATCCTCTGTGTCGGCGGCGTTCTGACGGGTGCCGCCAACGCGGTGCGCGAGCTGGTGAAGGAACGCACGATCTACCGACGGGAGAGAGCCGTCGGCCTGTCACGCTCGGCGTATCTCATGTCGAAGGTCGTGGTGCTCGGTCTGATCACGGTCGTGCAGGCGGTGGTCCTGACCCTGGTCGCCCTGATCGGCGTGCCGTTGAACGTGCCGGACGGCAAAGGCGTGTTCCTCCCGCCACTCGTGGAGCTCACGCTCGCGGTCGCGCTGCTGTCCTTCACCGCGATGATGCTCGGTCTGTTCGTCTCCGCCCTGGTGCGCAAGGAGGAGATGACCATGCCGTTGCTCGTCCTTCTCGCCATCGTCCAGGTGGTGTTCTGCGGGGCGCTGCTCAAGGTCACCGGGACACCGATCCTCGAACAGCTGGCGTGGCTGGTGCCGTCGCGGTGGGCGTTCGCGGCGATGGGCGCGACCATCGACATCGGGACGACCGCGCCGAGCGATAAGACGGCGGATCCGCTGATGGACCACACCCTGGAAGCCTGGCTGTTCGACATGGGGATGCTGGTCGTGCTCTGTCTCGTCCTCGGCTTCGTCGTCGCGCGGCTGCTGCGGCGGCAAGAGCCGGTGATCATGCGCAAGTGA
- a CDS encoding TetR/AcrR family transcriptional regulator encodes MPKGVTKRRPRTRAALLKAALETFAEHGFHATSIEQICERAGYTRGAYYSNFASKEELFLALFDEHSERTVRRLAEAIDALTAEEYTLERLAELASRVEPDERDWYLVTTEFTLHAIRDPQAAWVLARHDARLRAEIARGLTAVLRRAGRELTVDADRFARMLIALREGGLAQSYVEPAELPPGSLEREFLVPLLAASTREIAPEDGREIARDDAPEASVSRTGPGPTP; translated from the coding sequence GTGCCGAAAGGTGTCACCAAGCGTCGGCCCCGGACCCGGGCCGCCCTGCTGAAGGCCGCTCTGGAGACCTTCGCGGAGCACGGTTTCCACGCCACTTCGATCGAGCAGATCTGTGAGCGCGCCGGCTACACCCGAGGCGCCTACTACTCCAACTTCGCCAGCAAGGAAGAGCTGTTCCTCGCGCTCTTCGACGAGCACAGCGAGCGGACCGTGCGCCGACTGGCGGAGGCGATCGACGCGTTGACCGCCGAGGAGTACACGCTGGAGCGGCTGGCCGAGTTGGCCTCCCGTGTGGAGCCGGACGAGCGGGACTGGTACCTCGTCACCACCGAGTTCACCCTGCACGCCATCCGCGACCCGCAGGCGGCGTGGGTGCTTGCCCGGCACGACGCGCGGCTGCGGGCCGAGATCGCCCGCGGGCTGACGGCCGTACTGCGCCGCGCGGGGCGGGAACTCACCGTGGACGCCGACCGGTTCGCCCGGATGCTGATCGCCCTGCGAGAGGGTGGACTCGCGCAGAGCTACGTCGAACCGGCGGAGCTCCCGCCCGGCAGCCTCGAACGGGAGTTCCTCGTGCCGCTGTTGGCGGCGTCGACGCGTGAGATCGCGCCGGAGGACGGGCGGGAGATCGCGCGTGACGACGCGCCGGAGGCTTCGGTCAGTCGAACAGGTCCGGGTCCGACGCCGTGA
- a CDS encoding class II aldolase/adducin family protein — protein sequence MSTLPPALAAAVGPMPEGVTIPLPPTFDTVEEERRYRKEQLAAGFRLFGKFGFSEGVAGHITVRDPENPHAFWVNPFGMSFSQIKASDLILVDQDGTLLSGNRPVNRAAFVIHSQVHAARPDAIAAAHSHSLHGKAFSSLGIPLDPITQDACAFFEDHGMYDDYRGVVNELDEGERVAKALGEHKAVILKNHGLLTVGHSVAEAVWWFITMERSCQAQLLAMAAGTPQLIDRETALITRGQVGTHLAGWFQARPLWDQITASDPDLFD from the coding sequence ATGAGCACTCTCCCGCCCGCCCTGGCCGCCGCCGTAGGCCCCATGCCCGAGGGCGTCACCATCCCCCTGCCGCCCACCTTCGACACCGTCGAGGAGGAGCGCCGGTACCGCAAGGAGCAACTCGCCGCCGGCTTCCGGCTCTTCGGGAAGTTCGGGTTCTCCGAGGGCGTCGCCGGGCACATCACCGTCCGCGATCCCGAGAACCCGCACGCCTTCTGGGTCAATCCGTTCGGGATGAGCTTCAGTCAGATCAAGGCCTCCGACCTGATCCTCGTGGACCAGGACGGCACCCTGCTCTCCGGCAACCGTCCCGTGAACCGGGCCGCGTTCGTCATCCACTCGCAGGTCCACGCCGCCCGCCCCGACGCGATCGCCGCCGCACACTCGCACTCGCTGCACGGCAAGGCCTTCTCCAGCCTCGGCATCCCCCTGGATCCGATCACCCAGGACGCCTGCGCCTTCTTCGAGGACCACGGGATGTACGACGACTATCGGGGCGTCGTCAACGAGCTCGACGAGGGCGAGCGCGTCGCGAAGGCGCTCGGCGAGCACAAGGCGGTCATCCTCAAGAACCACGGGCTGCTCACCGTCGGGCACTCCGTGGCCGAGGCCGTCTGGTGGTTCATCACCATGGAACGCTCCTGCCAGGCCCAGCTGTTGGCGATGGCTGCGGGCACACCGCAGCTCATCGACCGCGAGACGGCGCTGATCACCCGCGGGCAGGTCGGCACCCACCTCGCCGGCTGGTTCCAGGCCCGCCCGCTGTGGGATCAGATCACGGCGTCGGACCCGGACCTGTTCGACTGA
- a CDS encoding ThuA domain-containing protein, whose amino-acid sequence MAKPDVLIYTRTAGFRHDSIPAGAAALVELAGAMGFAAETTEDPAEFTAERLGRCAAVVFLSTTGTVLTPSGRAAFEAYVRGGGGFLAIHAAANAEPDWPFYGDLLGTRFDGHPETQPGVVCVDAHDHPGTAPLPGRWEWTDEWYNFTSNPRGTGVRVLARADESTYRGGTLGPDHPLVWCRETDGGRVFFTALGHAEAAYRDATFRAHLTGALRWVAGGESPPPRPSPKL is encoded by the coding sequence GTGGCGAAGCCGGACGTCCTGATCTACACCCGCACCGCGGGCTTCCGCCACGACTCGATTCCGGCCGGAGCGGCGGCGCTCGTGGAGCTCGCGGGGGCGATGGGGTTCGCGGCCGAGACGACCGAGGACCCGGCGGAGTTCACGGCCGAGAGGCTGGGGCGGTGCGCGGCGGTGGTCTTCCTTTCGACGACCGGTACGGTCCTGACGCCGTCGGGACGGGCCGCCTTCGAGGCGTACGTCCGTGGGGGCGGGGGCTTCCTCGCGATCCATGCGGCTGCCAACGCGGAGCCCGACTGGCCCTTCTACGGGGACCTCCTCGGCACCCGCTTCGACGGCCACCCGGAGACTCAGCCGGGGGTGGTGTGCGTGGACGCCCACGACCACCCGGGGACGGCGCCGCTGCCGGGGCGGTGGGAGTGGACGGACGAGTGGTACAACTTCACTTCGAACCCGCGGGGGACCGGGGTGCGCGTACTGGCCCGTGCGGACGAGTCGACGTACCGGGGCGGGACACTGGGCCCGGACCACCCCCTGGTGTGGTGCCGCGAGACCGACGGGGGCCGGGTCTTCTTCACGGCGCTGGGCCATGCGGAGGCGGCCTACCGGGACGCCACGTTCAGAGCCCACCTGACGGGCGCGCTCCGCTGGGTGGCGGGCGGGGAATCTCCCCCACCCCGCCCCTCCCCGAAACTCTGA
- a CDS encoding NADP-dependent succinic semialdehyde dehydrogenase, with product MGIATVNPATGETLRTYDAHGHDEVERRIAAAHETFRQYRTTSFAERARLLRRAADLLDEDTEDIAHTMTTEMGKPIIAARAEAAKCAKAMRWYADHAEALLADEQPAPADVHDSGADTARVHYRPLGPILAVMPWNFPLWQVVRFAAPALMAGNTGLLKHASNVPRTALYLGDLFRRAGFPEGCFQTLLIGSSAVEAVLRDSRIVAATLTGSEPAGRSVAAIAGDEVKKTVLELGGSDPYIVMPSADLPRAVKTAVTARVQNNGQSCIAAKRFIIHNDVYDDFAERFTAAMNALTVGDPLDESTDIGPLATEQGRSDVEELVDDAVQKGATVLCGGARPENRSRGWFYKATVLTGITPQMRIHQEEAFGPVATLYPVSDIEEAVAVANDSPFGLSSNVWTRNDEDIAFFVRDLEAGGVFVNGMTASHPALPFGGVKRSGYGRELSGHGIREFCNATTVWQRA from the coding sequence ATGGGTATCGCCACAGTGAACCCCGCGACCGGTGAGACGCTGCGGACCTACGACGCCCACGGGCACGACGAGGTCGAGCGGCGGATCGCCGCCGCGCACGAGACCTTCCGGCAGTACCGCACCACATCCTTCGCCGAACGCGCCCGCCTCCTGCGGCGGGCCGCCGACCTGCTCGACGAGGACACCGAGGACATCGCCCACACGATGACCACCGAGATGGGCAAGCCGATCATCGCCGCCCGGGCAGAGGCCGCCAAGTGCGCCAAGGCCATGCGCTGGTACGCCGATCACGCCGAGGCCCTGCTCGCCGACGAGCAGCCCGCCCCGGCCGACGTCCACGACTCCGGGGCCGACACCGCCCGCGTCCACTACCGCCCCCTCGGCCCCATCCTCGCCGTCATGCCCTGGAACTTCCCGCTCTGGCAGGTCGTCCGGTTCGCCGCGCCCGCCCTCATGGCCGGTAACACCGGGCTCCTCAAGCACGCCTCCAACGTGCCCAGGACCGCCCTGTACCTCGGCGACCTCTTCCGCCGTGCCGGATTCCCCGAAGGCTGTTTCCAGACCCTCCTCATCGGCTCCTCGGCCGTCGAGGCCGTGCTGCGCGACAGCCGGATCGTCGCCGCCACGCTCACCGGCAGCGAGCCCGCCGGGCGCTCGGTCGCCGCCATCGCGGGCGACGAGGTCAAGAAGACGGTCCTGGAGCTCGGCGGCAGTGACCCGTACATCGTCATGCCCTCCGCAGATCTCCCACGGGCCGTCAAGACCGCCGTCACGGCACGCGTCCAGAACAACGGGCAGTCCTGCATCGCGGCCAAGCGATTCATCATCCACAACGACGTCTACGACGACTTCGCCGAACGCTTCACCGCCGCCATGAACGCCCTGACCGTCGGCGACCCCCTCGACGAATCCACCGACATCGGCCCCCTCGCCACCGAGCAGGGCCGTTCCGACGTCGAGGAACTGGTCGACGACGCCGTACAGAAGGGCGCCACGGTCCTGTGCGGCGGAGCCCGCCCCGAGAACCGGTCCCGCGGCTGGTTCTACAAGGCCACCGTGCTCACCGGCATCACCCCCCAGATGCGCATCCACCAGGAAGAGGCGTTCGGCCCGGTCGCCACCCTCTACCCGGTGTCCGACATCGAGGAGGCCGTGGCCGTCGCCAACGACTCGCCCTTCGGCCTCAGTTCGAACGTCTGGACCCGCAACGACGAGGATATCGCCTTCTTCGTACGGGACTTGGAGGCCGGCGGCGTCTTCGTCAACGGCATGACCGCCTCCCACCCGGCGCTTCCGTTCGGCGGTGTGAAGCGCTCCGGCTACGGCCGCGAACTCTCCGGCCACGGCATCCGCGAGTTCTGCAACGCGACGACGGTCTGGCAGCGCGCCTGA
- a CDS encoding PHP domain-containing protein: MDPVAALDRIAFLLERSQAPTYRVRAFRTASAAVAAMADGEAERRATAGTLESVKGIGPKTAAVIREALEGRVPEYLERLEAEIPVPEVSGGETLRAALRGDCHLHSEWSDGGSTIEDMGRTAAAIGHEWAVLTDHSPSLKVARGLSPDRLREQLDVVARLNEEWAPFRLLTGIECDILEDGSLDQEPELLDRLDVVVGSVHSKLRMDAPAMTRRMEKAVRNPLMDVLGHCTGRLVSGGRLRPESTFDADRVFAACVESGTAVEINSRPERLDPPRRLLRQAVEAGVWFAVDTDAHAPGQLEWQIFGCARAEECGVPVERVINAWSAEELLRWTRKR; the protein is encoded by the coding sequence ATGGATCCCGTGGCGGCGCTGGACCGGATCGCCTTCCTGCTCGAACGCTCCCAGGCACCGACCTACCGGGTCAGGGCGTTCCGTACCGCCTCCGCGGCGGTCGCGGCGATGGCGGACGGCGAGGCGGAGCGGCGGGCGACGGCCGGCACGCTCGAGTCGGTCAAGGGCATCGGGCCGAAGACGGCGGCGGTGATCCGGGAGGCGCTGGAGGGCCGGGTTCCGGAGTATCTGGAGCGCCTGGAGGCCGAGATCCCCGTGCCGGAGGTCAGCGGCGGCGAGACGCTACGGGCGGCGTTGCGTGGGGACTGCCATCTGCACTCCGAGTGGTCGGACGGCGGGAGCACGATCGAGGACATGGGCCGCACGGCGGCGGCGATCGGCCACGAGTGGGCGGTCCTGACGGACCACTCACCGAGTCTGAAGGTCGCGCGCGGGCTTTCGCCGGATCGGCTGCGTGAGCAACTGGACGTGGTGGCACGGCTGAACGAGGAGTGGGCGCCGTTCCGGCTGCTGACCGGGATCGAGTGCGACATCCTGGAGGACGGTTCGCTGGACCAGGAGCCGGAGCTGCTCGACCGGCTGGACGTGGTGGTCGGCTCGGTGCATTCGAAGCTGCGGATGGACGCGCCGGCGATGACGCGGCGGATGGAGAAGGCGGTACGCAACCCCCTGATGGACGTCCTCGGGCACTGCACGGGGCGGCTGGTGAGCGGGGGGCGGCTGCGGCCGGAGTCGACCTTCGACGCGGACCGGGTGTTCGCGGCGTGCGTCGAGTCCGGGACGGCGGTGGAGATCAACAGCCGCCCGGAACGCCTCGATCCGCCACGGCGGCTGCTGCGGCAGGCGGTGGAGGCCGGGGTGTGGTTCGCCGTGGACACGGACGCGCACGCGCCGGGTCAGCTGGAGTGGCAGATCTTCGGCTGCGCGCGGGCGGAGGAGTGCGGGGTGCCGGTGGAGCGGGTGATCAACGCATGGTCGGCAGAGGAACTGCTGCGCTGGACGCGGAAGCGGTAG